One Ranitomeya imitator isolate aRanImi1 chromosome 4, aRanImi1.pri, whole genome shotgun sequence genomic window, ATGGCTGTGACAACCTGACACTCGGCAGTGAGGTAGGAAAGGTTTAAAATGTGTCATGGGCAGCCAGTATGTAGAATCCAGACTGTGACAGCAAAAACAAAGTGACTTTATTTTTAGCGAAAACTTCTAATATGGGTTTTGTATAAAGGCATCCCCCGCACAGGACAATCACTTTACATTAGGAGGGTCTTTAAATGATAAACTAATCACAAGATGTTTTGCTGCAAGAGTACGTCCGCCTCTCTTAAGATGTCGCCAGAGGTGTGGGCCAGCAGCTTATTCTCTTCTCACTATGgaaaacacatgcatgctcagtgacactgagtgtgcatgtgtataaGAGAATTAATCGATGTCAGACAGCTGTTGTCTGTTGGAAACAAATGTTCGATTTCCCTAGAGCGCCATCACtggaaaaaattaggcagtgcacagctcccactgaagtcaatgggatgTCTGTGTAATAAGTGGATGTGCTGAGAGGCCCTTTGTATCAGCTCTACCTCGTACATAAGGGTCCTAGAAGTCGGACTCCCCTTTATTAGCTTAGAAATCCCGATTAGGGTACATGAAAATGAATTTTCTAACACAAACAGCCCTTTAAGAGAGGTACTTCCCATGATTAAGGTCTCACCTGGTTGGTAGACACTTTGGATGTCAGACGCGATCTCTTGTGTCTTCTGTTTGGTCTGCCCGTCAGTTTCATCTCTTCCATATATACTACTTCTCTGCCTCCGGAGTTCCCGCTCTCTTTCATTCACCTCCTCTATTTCTCTCTCTAGCAAAGAACCTGGACTCGGCGATTGGAGCAGCTGATAGGGGCTTCCCGAAGGTACAGGGGTGCCAGCAGGGTTGGTGACAGGAGGTCTTGATGAGTTTGTGTAGGAGATCTCAGCAGAGATTGATCGATGAGAATCCGCAGGGGTGGAGCGTTGAGAATCTGCAGGGGCGGAGCGACGTAAATCAGCAGGGGCGGAGCGACGAGAATCCGCAGGGGCGGAGCTAAAGGTATTTCCCTGAGCCGACCTTCGGAGCAAAGAGCTGTGCTCTATGATGATAACATTGCTACCATTGGCCTCAGCATATGAAGGCCCCTTTCTGGTTACTTTTGCAGGTTCTACATGGTTAGTAGATAAAGGGATAATTGATGGGGGAGTTTCCTGGGGCTGGTGGGTCTCACTTTGCTTCTTCTTCATGGGAGGAGCATCAGATGGTTCTGTAAAAATATACAAGAGATTATATGACTTAAAGGATCAggcaagattttttttaaagatttgctTTGACGTATATTGTGATTTCTCAGCCAATTGCTGTTAGAAGTCAGTAGGAATGAAGTCATAGATAGAATGGCGGGTCCAGGGGTTGGAAATACATAGAGTGTAACTAAAACTGGTGGTTGGATTCAGTGCAGAGCTCCGGATACCACTGTTTGTATTGGTCCTGAAATGTTTagatggccatacacattagattacagTCTCATTTTGACAATAGTCTATCATTTAATGTCCTTCGGAGATGCGTGAACCCCTCATCTGAATGGCAGATATCAGGGAAAAGAAGGATTTGACATGTTGGATTTCATTGTACCCTATTCTTTATTACTGCCTgagacagcctgtattatactccagagctgcactcactattctgctggtgcagtcactgtgtacatacattacattactgatcctgagttaaaccctgtattatactccagagctgcactcagtattctgctggtgcagtcactgtgtacatacattacattactgatcctgagttacatcctgcattataccccagagctgcactcactattctgctggtgcagtcactgcgtacatacattacattactgatcctgagttacatcctgtattatactccagagctgcactcactattctgctggtgcagtcactgtgtacatacattacattactgatcctgagttatatcctgtattatactccagagctgcactcactattctgctggtgcagtcactgtgtacatacattactgatcctgagttacctcctgtattataccccagagctgcactcactattctgctggtgcagtcactgtgtacatacattacattactgatcctgagttacctcctgtattatactccagagctgcacttactattctgctagtgcagtcactgtgtacatacattacattactgatcctgagttacatcctgtattctaccccagagctgcactcactattctgctggtgcagtcactatgtacatacattacattactgatcctgagttacatcctgtattatactccagagctgcacttactattctgctagtgcagtcactgtgtacatacattacattactgatcctgagttacatcctgtattatactccagagctgcactcactattctgctggtgcagtcactatgtacatacattacattactgatcctgcgttacatcctgtattatactccagagctgcactcactattctgctggtccttTCACTGTGTAAatttattacattacttatcctgtacataTCCCAAGTTAccgtacattctgtattatactccagagtgcagttctggagtataatacaggctacagtcatggccaaaaatattgacaccctgcaattctgtcagataatactcagtttattcctgaaaatgattgcaaacacaaattctttggtattattatcttcatttaatttgtcttaaatgaaataacacaaaagagaatgaagcaaaaagcaaaacattgatcatttcacacaaaactccaaaaatgggccagacaaaagtattggcaccctcagccgaatacttggttgcacaacctttagccaaaataactgcgaccaaccgcttccggtaaccatcaatgagtttcttacaatgctctgcgggaattttagaccattgttctttggcaaactgctccaggtccctgatatttgaaggctgccttctccaaactgccatttttagatctctccacaggtgttctatgggattcaggtctggactcattgctggccacctttgaagtctccagtgctttctctcaaaccattttctagtgctttttgaagtgtgttttgggtcattgtccagctggaagacccatgacctctgagggagacccagctttctcacactgggccctgcattatgctgcaaaatttgttggtagtcttcagacttcataatgccatgcacacggtcaagcagtccagtgccagaggcagcaaagcaaccccaaaacatcagggaacctccaccatgtttgactgtagggaccgtgttcttttctttgaatgcctctttttttctcctgtaaacgctatgttgatgcctttgcccaaaaagctctacttttgtctcatctgaccagagaacattcttccaaaacgttttaagctttttcaggtatgttttggcaaactccagccagacttttttatgtctcggggtaagaagtggggtcttcctgggtctcctaccatacagacccttttcattcagacgccgacggatagtacgagttgacactgttgtaccctcggactgcagggcagcttgaacttctttggatgttagtcgaggttctttatccaacatccgcacaatcttgcgttgaaatctcttgtcaatttttcttttctgtccacatccagggaggttagccacagtgccatgggctttacacttcttgatgacactgcgcacggtagacacaggaacattcaggtctttggagatggacttgtagccttgagattgctcatgcttcctcacaatttggtttctcaagtcctcagacagttctttggtcttctttcttttctccatgctcaatgtggtacacacaagtacacaggacagaggttgagtcaactttaatccatgtcaactggctgcaagtgtgatttagttattgccaacacctgttaggtgccacaggtaagctacaggtgctgttaattacactaattagagaagcattacatgatttttcgaacagtgccaatacttttgtccacccccttttttatgtttggtgtggaattatatccaatttggctttaggacaattctttttgtgttttttttcatttaagacaaattaaatgaagataataataccaaagaatttgtgtttgcaatcattttcaggaagaaactgagtattatctggcagaattgcagggatgtcaatacttttggccatgactgtataactcaggatcagtacatgatcagtaatgtatgtacacggtgactccaacagcagaatagtgagtgcagctccggaatataatacaggatatacagtggggaaacaaagtatttagtcagccaccaattgtgcaagttctcccacttaaaaagatgagagaggcctgtaattgacatcatagatagaccacaactatgagagtcaaattgGGGGGAAGGGGCAGTACAAGAGCCCAGGAAgcatatatatgggggggggggggggaaggcaggTTGCATATATATGGGGGAGGCAGGACAAAGGACCAGGGAGGATATATGGGGGTCCAGGAGAGATATATGGTGGGGCAGGACAATGGACATATGAGGGCCAGTATGTATAGCTGGAGATGGAGATGGATATCAGGGGGCCAGGCTGGACAAGGGATATAGGGGtccaggctggggcatattataaaataaagggggccaggctggggcatattttaaaatatagggggccaggctgggtgagaatattaaataaagggggccaggatgagggacttaattactgtttgggggccagactgaggaacatgctatattagtttatggtaacaagtggggaacataatttctttaggttccaattagggacattattactactgtaatataatttactttttaggaaacggttttccatggagggaacaaaagggaggtcctgttactgtgcagggcggtactattttgcttttcttcttcatctgacatagtatagaagtcaGGGAAAAGTCgggaaagtgctctggaagcgatcaacTATTGATGactgttattttttgcagagatgagtcctggctgcaagaagtgatggcggtctgtgctggttgaagaagaaaagcgaagatgaaggatttcaattacagacgtcactggtgagtcagtgtattacatgtacacgcacactatatactgtgaTAAAGTAAAGTTAtcaaattcaccgcactctctatagATAAGTTTATGCAAAAAATTCTGTCAGTTTATTAGTGTgaactgggagcgtaacagaatattacagcatatgcgattaacaacgtttcggctcaaccaaagcctttgtcacgtattcgcttGTTCCAATAAGAGAATAGTGTGCAGAGAGGGGAAAGTCCCAGTGGTGAAACATAAGCTCTTAAGCAATGCACTAAGTACGCTTATTGAGGCTCCCTTCAGATGGTGTGGACCTGTGGTGTCTGGAtatagagcggcgctcccgcgctttgCTCTGTTGCAGTGTGCACAACTGCAACACTGATTGGTGGGGTCTGActacttggacccattcagcaaaatgtggaactttttatccccattagactggagtggcatgtccgacttgaccactgatccattcattccctcagtggctgcactttttTTTTCTATAAGCCCCAAAgataatgaatggagctgcggtccgaTATCCCACCTGCCGCTCCAATTTAAAATGGCGATAAGTGTCCTATCAACGATATAACTTCCTCATTCTTCCGAtcagtgcagtttctaatggtcggacctaagcgatcacctatcttatggagcccatggatcggtgataacttgttttaaccaaagaaccccattaatgtaaactaccgtaagtataaatcccagttatgggggcgcacagtagatgtgcaggagccccctgtgttttacagccgatgctccactataatggggataacggCTGACAGATATCTGCATATagatgtagggtgggcccctagagtccattcccctggtgggacaAAGACACCCCAGTCTGGCCCTGGTACAGGGTCAGTATATTCATAGGTTTTGTAACATAATAAACATGGCggtatatttctaatgcagtatgaTCCCTTTATGTGCACAGTAGGAGGGATACAGTAATGAATGAGTGTTGCCGCCTTTATCTGACGGGGAGATCTTTATGTATTGGGTGGTGGTCATAACTGGTGATAGGTAGGTCAGACAAGACAGATGTCCCTGATGCAGCCCCATCAGCGTGCACATAACACCTCCGTGGTTATACTGAACCACACTTACCTCATCATTACTTTCTAGATAAGTTGGGTTCAGTAAAACCATGAGAAACCCTGGCACATCCATCACCGATATCTCCAATTGTCCTTGATATGGATGTCCGATAGCGGAGAAGTCTCCATCGTAGGTAGGTGCAGACAGTGAAATACCAAAGAACAGGTTAGGACAGAAAGACAAGTCCCATTTAGGATGTCATTGTGCTGGGCAGGCGGTCAGGTACAAAGGAACTGGTCTAGACTGAAAGCCCAGTGTACCTTTAGTACTGGAGACAGGTGGAGAAGACGTACAGTCCTATAATAGAGAAGGGTATGGGTGGCTGGGCGTTCGGCCACTTCTGAGAGGCATAATGGTGACCTGTGGGGGATCCCTGATGAGGCCGGCGATGGAGCAGAATCACTCCTCACACTTCGCTGGATGATCAATTGGCCATGTCATACTAGGCGGCCCTCTTGAGCTTGAGTCGGGATACCAGTAGCTCTGCCCTGAAACATGCCTACGGAGTGTGAGGATGTATACAAGATGGCACCCCCACATAACATGAACCACATACCTGTATTCATGCTCTCAAAGAtcattttcttctcctgcagctccTGCTGAGGCCCACGGTCGTAGGTGCCCATTACTTTGCCCAGGTCCACCAAGTCTTTCTCCCTTTGGGTCTCCAGCTGGATCTCTCTCTGCATCTGTGCCCCCGCCAGTTGGCGTTCTTTGCCAGGAACTGCCACCGGCTCCACCGATATTGTCTTTCTTCGCACCTCAACCAACTGTTGCTGGTGCCCAATGGGGGAGCTGATGCCCCTCTCTTGACGTAGCATCATCTCTCGTTCCATAGTCAAGCGGATCTCACGCTCTATGGGGGTTTCTGGGGATGGACTGTGCCCATCTTCTTCAATTTCCCTTTCCTTCATCTCAGGTGTCTTGGTGGAAGCGTCTTTCTGGGTAACTGACCCTTGTGATGTGTCtccctgtgctgctgtgactgttcTTACCTCACTGACAGTGCAAATAAGAGGCGGCCACTCCTTCTCCCGGCATGCTGCTTGCTGGTCTTGGACTACTGTCCCCTCCCTGCCAGTGAGTGCCACCAGATCAGGTGTCACTTCCCTGTCTGCTTCCACTCCTGAGGCTGTCACCTGTGCACCTACTTCCACATTGCTGCCGCACTCCCCATGCACTTCCTCCCCGGTGACAGTCACCTGGGCGGCCGCCTCTTCTACCTGCCTGTCCGTACCTGTGGCTTCTGCATTCACCTGCTCAGGTGTAGCTTCCTCCGCCCTCACCTGCAGCCCCGGCTCCTCTCCTGACACGTGTAGAGCTATGTCTGTGTTGTCATTAGACACCTGCCTGTCAGTGTTCACCTGTGCGGCTGCACCTGCTGCCTGTGCCGTCACCTGTGCTCCTGCCATTGTCTCCGTTCCTGTTACTTGCACGGTGGAATGTTCTTCCTCCTCTATCCTCACAGCTatggtatctgcagcctccgcacagACTGACACCTGGGCCCCTGTGTCCTGCTCACCTGTACAGGCTCCCTGACCTGCCGCCTCTGTCACTATAGTGTGCACCAGCATGTGTATCCACCTCTCGTCTGCACCTGACACCTGTGCATCGGTACTCTCCGGCACACCTGTGTCAGTCACCTGTGCTCCTCTCTGCTCCTCTGCGCCTGCATTCCCACCTGTGTCAGGAGTTCTGGCTTCTGCAGCAGGGTCTTCATCTGTTCTTCGGGAACATCTCTCTTCACCTGCCACCTGCTCACTAGCGTCCACACTTGTCACTTCTCCTGTCACATGTTGTGCTGTCTCTTCAGCTGTCACCTGTGGCGATGTCACTTCTCCTGTCACCATTGGCACTTTCTCATcacgtggcacctgtgctgctgtcACTTCTCCTGTCTCCTGTGGAACTGTCTCTTCACCTGTCGCCTGTGATTCTGTCGCTTCACCTGTCACCTGTGACACTTTCTCTTCATCTGTCACCTGTGGAACTGTCTCTTCACCTGTCACCTGTGGTGCTGTCCCTTCACCTgtcacctgtggtgatgtcacttcACCTGTCACCTGTGGAACTGTCTCTTCACCTGTCACCTGTGGTGCTGTCCCTTCACCTGTCACCTGTGGTGCTGTCCCTTCACCTGTCACCTGTGGTGCTGTCCCTTCACCTGTCACCTCTGTCATTTCTGGGCTTGTCCACTTCTCTGACACCTGTCCGTTTATCTGATGCTCTTCTGTCTCCAGTCCTGTGACCTGTGGCCCCTGGGCTGCTCCTTCCTCCTCTGATGGGTCACTTTCATCCACTGACACTAATAACCCTACATGTACCTCCTCCTTATTCTCTGACACCTCCACCTTTGGCACCTGGTGGGATGTATTATTACAGGTGACCTTCTCTTCTGTTCTCTTCTCTCCCTCCTTCTGCCTCTCTTCtgttgctgctccttgctgttctcctgtatTGACCCTGTACCCATCATTTGCCCCCTCTACCTGTCCTCTCCTGTCCTCATGTACACCTGTGGCTGGATGTGACTCTGGCTCCCCCTTGTGGTCAGCATCAGAAGTACAGCAGCTGGGTCTTTCGCTGTCATTTGCAGGGTTTATGGGCTCCCCGATGCTGGTGGTCTTGGCATTTGGCAGGTTATCACCAGTGCTTGGCAGTTTCTGCTCTGACGCCATTGATTGTTTTGCAGAATTCCTGTGTTAATAGAAAACGTTGCATTAGAATATAAACTTTTCTGGTCAGCGTTACGGTCACAACCGATGGGTAATAGTATTTTTTGTATTGTTGGCTGCCAGTGACATAGCATGGTGGGTCATAGGGGCGGCAGCCCAGCTGCAAAAGTCTATAATGGTAGAAAATAAATTGATCCCCACAAGCCGATATCAGCTGATATAGCAGAGTCAGACAACCCACTCACTGCCAGTATCagtgcctatgcagagcgcagcatgGCACTAGTCGAGATGACTTTGTCATCATGCTACTGTCTTCATAGGTCAAACAAAAAGATCCCCAGACAAACAATACCTACACTAAACCTCTTCATGGACAGTTTTGTAATCTTGGTTGCTGCCTATGCGGAGTGCAGCAACCTATGGCCAAATTATCTcgactgc contains:
- the MISP3 gene encoding uncharacterized protein MISP3; protein product: MASEQKLPSTGDNLPNAKTTSIGEPINPANDSERPSCCTSDADHKGEPESHPATGVHEDRRGQVEGANDGYRVNTGEQQGAATEERQKEGEKRTEEKVTCNNTSHQVPKVEVSENKEEVHVGLLVSVDESDPSEEEGAAQGPQVTGLETEEHQINGQVSEKWTSPEMTEVTGEGTAPQVTGEGTAPQVTGEGTAPQVTGEETVPQVTGEVTSPQVTGEGTAPQVTGEETVPQVTDEEKVSQVTGEATESQATGEETVPQETGEVTAAQVPRDEKVPMVTGEVTSPQVTAEETAQHVTGEVTSVDASEQVAGEERCSRRTDEDPAAEARTPDTGGNAGAEEQRGAQVTDTGVPESTDAQVSGADERWIHMLVHTIVTEAAGQGACTGEQDTGAQVSVCAEAADTIAVRIEEEEHSTVQVTGTETMAGAQVTAQAAGAAAQVNTDRQVSNDNTDIALHVSGEEPGLQVRAEEATPEQVNAEATGTDRQVEEAAAQVTVTGEEVHGECGSNVEVGAQVTASGVEADREVTPDLVALTGREGTVVQDQQAACREKEWPPLICTVSEVRTVTAAQGDTSQGSVTQKDASTKTPEMKEREIEEDGHSPSPETPIEREIRLTMEREMMLRQERGISSPIGHQQQLVEVRRKTISVEPVAVPGKERQLAGAQMQREIQLETQREKDLVDLGKVMGTYDRGPQQELQEKKMIFESMNTEPSDAPPMKKKQSETHQPQETPPSIIPLSTNHVEPAKVTRKGPSYAEANGSNVIIIEHSSLLRRSAQGNTFSSAPADSRRSAPADLRRSAPADSQRSTPADSHRSISAEISYTNSSRPPVTNPAGTPVPSGSPYQLLQSPSPGSLLEREIEEVNERERELRRQRSSIYGRDETDGQTKQKTQEIASDIQSVYQPERPSWRKLEVNWPPNKEAAMNGQVADSPRTRRQRSALIQSWESGNPNPKADE